CAGGGCCCCTTTCCCCTGGGAACTGGAGGTTAACACCCAAAACAAAATAGAAGTCAAATATCAACTTTAAAATCAAATGAGGTATGTTAAGAAGACTCTAGAcagagaagaaaagagaacaaGCTAGTGTTTACTTATAGGTACATCATGTCCAGGAGTTTGAAACAAGTCTATTAGTAAGATGTATCCTAATTAATCTCACCAAGAGGCCAGCAAAACAAACCTAAACTTGACAAATGTGGGAGCTACCAGACAAGTGAGAACTGATATTCAAACTATATTACCAGTTTTTTTATCTCTAAATTTCAGGAAGCAAGGCTTTGATTTCAATAAAATGATCAAAGACAGGTAAATGGTAATCATATTCGTAACACAAGCCCAAACACCCTTGGAAGaacatcaaataacatatacaCAAACAGCATTTGGCTTTTCTACCAGTATTGATATtgcaaaataattaatgttaggCTGGAACTGCAGAGCTTCTTCACCCGTGGTAATCAGTAATCACCTCTCATTTGGCTGTTATATACAGTCATAACCGAACTTTCAGGCCTAATCCAAAATTTGGTGGTGAATCAAAACTAACAACCAAACTAGAGGCCTTATAGGTCTTATtagtttttacaatattaaacactacaaaaataaatattaaattctgccaaaaaaaatattaaatatagttAAATGATTGAGTAATGTTTTACTCAATTAATTAGTTGCTAAAGTAGTGAGTGAAATTAATACGATGAGGcataaaatactaataaaattaattccattatttgaataataaaaaatgaggtcTGAACCAGTTGCTTTGTTTGCAAAGCCTTGGGCCGATTCTACATGTAAGAAGCAAGAAATCAATTGAATCGTATAGATATTTATGCTACGTACACAGACTCTTACATTTGCATTTACAAATGCACCAGAAGCTCCATTTTATGTTTCATAAGTAAAGTTCAAGTGGGGACTGACAACTTGAACTCAGATTGAGGACCAGTACGGTAGTGCAAGTTGTGAATACCAAAGTCGCATAGATAACATTATAAGCAAATCATATGATCAACAGTAAAGAATAGAATACTGTAAGTTAGTTTGCGTAAGTGTTTCAACAAGCAGGCActtgtttaaaaagaaaaaaagaaagagataacCTTATAAAGGACAGGGAAATTTTTAAATAACTGcgcacaaaataaaatgaacttATGCAGCATTGTGCCTTAAATATTTCATAAGTTTCATTTTAACTTCTCCATGaatatcaataaatttttaagGACTTATTTGTTTGTTGGGAAAACTGATACTTATTTCAATTGTGAAATTCCTATAAGCTATATACTAAATCAAAATCGTTCTACAAGTGATTCAAGATGCACACAAGCTTTTTTACATGATGCCAGCTAATGCTCTCAGGCTGTGAACTACCTACAAGCTAGAAGTTAATTCAAATCGGTACAACAAATGATTAAAGAAGCAAAGCGCACACGCATACAGACACTTTTTCACATAGTATCGATAAGTTGAGACTAGACAAACAATCATGTCAGTATACatgtaaaatttatttctttatccAAGAGACTCGTAATTTATCCACTAATAATTAGTTATAGCCAAAGAGACATTGGGAAACAGAAATAGAGAAggaaacggaaaaaaaaaaaaaaaataccaattaTATATGTATTTCTCTAAGAGGTAGACTTGAGAAATCTATGTAGTCAACTTTTGCCGAAGGTGAATTTTGAAGCAAGAAGTCCACTATTCCATCAGGTATGAGTGAAGATGGTTTCAATCCATCTCTAAATGCTTTTCGTAACTTAGCAGCTTCTTTCTTTGACTTGATTTTCTGTAACATGACATCCCTAATTAACTTGAGAGTTTCACCATTTTCACTCTCAATGACTTCAAGTTACCCAATGAAGGGAGGTCAGTCTTCAACAGATCAGGAATTAAGTAGAGAACCTAagcaataattaatttttgatcaaattagaataaataaaaaggcGTCTTaagaagaaagtaaaaataGCCTAAAACATGGTAAGTTAAAAGTACCTGAAGAGTAGTTGAAGTGACCGTCAATGATTTTATATCAGGAAGCTCTTGCAGCCAGTTTAATAGAAACAAAGGAGGCTCTACTTTGTTTATCTCAATATCTACATGTTTAAGAGAAGAAACATAGCTCCTGGAGAGTTTCTGAGGACTACCGATAAAAGCAAACGTACAAAGACTTGGAGTACATAGCTCAATTGAGTCTAATCTTCGGAAACGAGTATACATAGTTAAGTTCATAAGCGTAGCACTTGATATGCAAAGGGTTCCTGCACCACTCAAGGTAGAATTGGTAATGATCAAACTATTCAACTTGTTAAATGTCGAAAAAGGCTCAGCACGATCATTATCACCAAGGCAAAATCCAAAACTCTCTAGTTGCAAGCTAGTTAGTGCCGGCAAATTGAAAGATTTTGGAAACAATGTTTCATGACCTCCATTAGGGTAAGTAGAAAGCTTAAGATGTGTTAAAGTATGACATGAAAACATCGTCGGTGG
Above is a genomic segment from Medicago truncatula cultivar Jemalong A17 chromosome 5, MtrunA17r5.0-ANR, whole genome shotgun sequence containing:
- the LOC11407543 gene encoding putative F-box/FBD/LRR-repeat protein At1g78760 yields the protein MSYNHRAIPLLESQDSRKGLCLRNSSITLQALEFKRERGRLEPHLLKRIVNYAISHNVQRLGLWFYTVLAHIPPTMFSCHTLTHLKLSTYPNGGHETLFPKSFNLPALTSLQLESFGFCLGDNDRAEPFSTFNKLNSLIITNSTLSGAGTLCISSATLMNLTMYTRFRRLDSIELCTPSLCTFAFIGSPQKLSRSYVSSLKHVDIEINKVEPPLFLLNWLQELPDIKSLTVTSTTLQVLYLIPDLLKTDLPSLGNLKSLRVKMVKLSS